From Sphingobacterium bambusae:
GAAAGCCGGTCGATCGACTGGCGCACAGCGGGCTTCGCGGCGCTCACCACGACCTCTGAAGTCGCAAACTGCTCCGGAGTCATTTGAAGTGCACCCAAGTCCATCATTACAGCAGCACCTGTGCTGTCTCGAAGACTTACAGGAAGAGAACGTGTGCGGTAGCCGACTATGGTCAGCAGCAGGGAATAATCATCAGGATTAATCTCTTCGAACAAAAATGTTCCATCTATTTTTGACTGCGCTACCCTGACCGTTGTATTGTCGCTACCCATGAGGGTAATGGTAACAAATTCCACTGGTAGTCCAAAGATCGAGTCGATGACCGTTCCCCGAATTTTATGTCGCACTTCGTTGTACTGTCCTTGTGCAGATATTGTAAAGATGATCAAGATGGCTGCCGTAATAAGAAAGCGTAGATAGAATTTTCCTTTCATCATGATAGGTATAGATAAAGGCGGTGTTAGATGATCTCAAATGGGCATAGGCCTGCCTAACCACCTTGAATGGCGGTCTATAAAAGACTTCAGAAATTATTGGACTTTAGGCGAACACTTAGCGATTTCCAGTTCGCGAAACCAGGTGATAAACAAGGAAGCCAATACCAAGAAAGATGGCTTCTACACCGTAGGGCAATGGTGAATCACTCAGTTTGTACGGCAAGAACTCGATCAATACTAGTCCAGCGCCGCCAAATAGCGCCAATATTCCCCATTTTAAAGCATTCGAATACCCAAATGGCGAAAGCGTTTTTAAAAATTCCAATGCGTGCTCGTCGATCGGTCCGGAATCAAGTACCTGTTTCCTGGTAAAAAAATTGAATATCACCGAGATGATAAATGCGATCGCTATGAATAAGACAATACCTCCCATGTTATTTCTTTTTAGTTGTTTTCATGACCATTAGACGGCATGCAGCCCGCAGAGGTTGCAGCTTTTTTTATTATTATTGTTGCAACTATTAGATGCACGGCACCGTCTACTGTTTATGTTCAATGAAAAGGAGGTAGTTCTAAAGATCCAACGGGGAGAGCTGAGGGCCTTTACGTTACTGGTAAAGCAGTACGAAAGGTTGGTCTTCCATGTTGTTCAGCGACTAACCCTGAACCAGGCGGATGCGGAAGACATCTGTCAGGACGTATTTTTAAAGGTCCACAGTAGTCTGCATACGTTCGCCTTCCAATCTAAGTTGTCGACTTGGATTGCGCGAATCGCCTACCTGACTACAATCGACTATCTGCGAAAATACCAAAAAATGAAAATCTCGGAACTTACCGACGATCTGGGGGATTTTTACTTCACCAACGTAACGCCCGAAAAACTGCTTGACGAAAAAGATGTGGCACATTATGTCCATAAATTGATTGATCAGCTCCCCCTGCATTACCGTACTGTTTTGACACTTTACCACTTGGATGAATTTACCTATCCGGAAATAGAACAGATCACCGGAATGCCTCAGGGGACGATTAAGAGTTACCTCTTCCGAGCACGTAAGTTGTTAAAAGAAAGTGTAGAACGTTATTTGAAATATGATGGAAATAAATAAAAAAGACGAACACATCCAGAAGATTCTGGATAATCAACTTCCTGAGGAGCAACAAACGGCGGATGATTTTACGGATCGCGACGTTAAGGCTTATAAACTTGTTTTTAGTGCGCTCAAGCAAGAGCTAGAAACAGGTCCATCCTACGCGCTATCCTACCATATCCAACGTGTACTTTACCAAAAGAAACAAAAAGCTAGGCGATCCCTTCTTTATACACTGCTTGCTCTGGTAGGCATGCTGCTCATAGCCGCAGCTGTAGTGATGCTCAAATATTTCCCTTTGTTTGGTTTGGAACAGCGTCTACCAACGGACTACTTTTGGTCAGTTTGTTTTAGCGCCGTATTGATCATCTTGATTAAGCTACTTGAATATCGAGCTTTGAAAAAAAAGTGGATGAATTATAGGAAGCATTAAAAGTTACTTTGTAAATTCTGGATCATGTTCAAAAATCGTGGAGCTGTAGGCGGTATCTAAAGTGCCCTAAGAAGCGAAAAAAGCCGCTTTTCCTTGCAGAAAAGCGGCTTTTTGTTTTGTGCGCCCACCTGGGCTCGAACCAGGGACCAAAAGATTATGAGTCTTCTACTCTAACCGACTGAGCTATAGGCGCGGTTATTTTTATGTGATCAAAAATTCGTTATTACGCCGTTTTGACGATGCAATTATCGATATTTGTGGGGAGAAAACAAAATTTTAGATGCAAAAAATTAAAAATATTATTCTCGATTATGGCAATGTGATCTTTATGATCGACTTTGCTCGGGTGAAGGCGGGTTTTATATCGCTGGGTATCAAAAACGTAGACGAATTCTTCGGTCACAGGGCGCAGGACTCCCTTTTTGACGATTTTGACAAGGGTGAGATCACGGCATCGGCCTTCCGCGATGGTATCCGGGAACGCTCGGGCAAACCCGAGCTTAGCGATGCCGAAATCGACGCCGCTTGGAACGCCCTACTGATTGGGGTACCGCCCGGCAAACACGAAACGCTCTCCTACCTGCACGATAAATACCGAACCTTTCTGTTGAGCAACAATAACGAGATTCACTATCGGTATTGTATGCAGCATATCCAAGACGTATATGGTGTTCCCGATAACAGTTTATTTTTCGAGAAGACCTTCTATTCCCATGAAATGGGGCTGCGCAAACCCGATGTAGGCATCTTCCAAGAAGTTATACGCCAAACAGGCATTGCACCCGAAGAAACATTGTTTATTGACGACAGCCCGCAGCATCTTCAAGCGGCCGAAACACTGGGCTTCCACACCGCTTTGTGCAGCAGCGAGCAGCCACTAGATTATTGGGTGGAGCAGCATGGCCTTTAAAGAAAGCCTATTCAGGAGCTAAAAAACAAGATGAACGCAGGTTTTGAGCAACAAATCGGCTACTTAGCCGCTTTTTTCACTAAATTCCAAACAAAATATCGTAATTTGTATTACATATCCTAAACGAAAGCAAACTTAAGAAGAGATCTATGAAAAAAACATTTCCCGCCTTACTGTTATCATCTGCCACCTTGCTTGTCGCTGCTTGTAACAACAGCGCAGCAACAAAAAATGCAGCGGACGGCGCCTCTGCGGATAGCATCTATCCTGCCGTAGAGAAAAACAAGGCGAATACCGAATACAAACCAGCCTTTGAAGGACAAACGCGTATAGCTGGTGTGAAAACTACGACGCCATACGAAAGCAAGGTGGTGACCGACAAGTTGAAATCGCCGTGGGGCATTGCTGTGCTGCCGGATAACCGCTTGCTGATTACCGAGAAAGAAGGCGACCTTCGTATCGTATCGGCGGACGGCACGTTAAGTGAAGCTATCGGCGGACTTCCAAAGGTAGATGCACAAGGTCAAGGCGGATTGCTGGGCATCACGTTGGATCCGGACTTTGCCACAAATCGCATGGTCTATTTTGTGTTTTCTGAGCCCGCTGCAGGAGGAAACCACACGGCCGTTGGCAAAGGACGCTTAGCTGATGACGAAAAGAGCATTGAAGCCGCTAAAGTGATATACCAAGCGCTTCCTACCTATGATGGCAAGCTGCACTACGGTGGACGCATTATCTTTGATAAAGCAGGCAATCTATTGGTGAGCACGGGCGAGCGTTCCGACTTGGAGACACGCCCACAATCTCAAGATCTAAAATCTGCACTAGGCAAGATTGTACGCATAACCAAAGATGGAAAACCTGCAGAGGGCAATCCATTTGCGAGCGATGCCAATGCGCGCCCCGAAGTATATAGCTACGGACATCGTAACGTGCAGGGCTTGGCTCTACATCCAGAAACCGGCGACCTATGGGAAACCGAGTTTGGCCCACGTGGCGGCGACGAGCTAAACCGTGTGGAAGCGGGCAAGAACTATGGTTGGCCCATTATCACCTACGGATTAGAGTACAGCGGAAAAGAGATTGGCAATCCACCAATCCAACAGCAGGAAGGCTTAGAGCAGCCTGTCTACTATTGGGATCCGGTATTATCTCCAAGTGGTTTAATGTTCTACACAGCCGATGCTATTCCCGAGTGGAAAAACAGCTTGTTCATCGGAGGTCTAAGCAGCACGCATATCGCGCGTATCGTAATCAAAGACAATAAAGTAGTAGGCGAAGAACGTCTTTTAGATCGTGAAGGCCAACGCTTCCGCGATGTTGCGCAAGGTAAGGACGGTGAAATATTCGCTATTACCGATGCTGGACGTTTATACAGCATACACAAGAAGTAACTGATACGGTTTAAATAGTAAGAGGGCGTCCAAAAAGACGCCCTCTTTGTTTACCCTAATCTTCCTCTAGGCTCCTCCCCCTTTTTGAACTATGAATCTGTGTCATCTACACACATCAAGTTCAGATCGACAATGAAAAGCTTAACATCTTCATCCATCAACGTGACGTTGACGACCATCAACATGGCTTTGACGACCATCAACGTGGCTTTGACGACCATTAACGTGGCTTTGATGACCATCAACATGGCTTTGATGACCATCAACATGGCTTTGACGAGCATCAACGTGACTTTGACTACCATCAACGTGACTTTGATGACCATCAACATGGCTTTGACGACCATCAACGTGGCTTTGACGACCATCAACGTGGCTTTGACGACCATCAACGTGGCTTTGACGACCATCAACGTGGCTTTGACGACCATCAATACGATCTTGACTATCCTCAAAACATCAAAAACGTTGGACGCCAAAATAGATACAGGTGCAGGATGCTATCCTTACCGAACGTCGCCGAGCAAGAGATTGATGCCCAACATATCAGTAAGCGCAAGGTTATTTTATCAATAATATTGTTGCTTCGACAAATAATATTTGATTATAGTCCTTACCTTTGACCCAAAATTCATAAACTATGAAACGTTTTATGCGTGGCATGACGTTGCTGGCGCTTACCGCCTTGCTTGCATCCTGCAAGACACAACTGCAGCCTACCATCAGTAAGGAGCAATATTATTCCATCGATAGCACATTGCTGGCCGACAGCACCATTGTCAATTACTACCTTCCGTATAAAGGAAAGCTGGAGGCAGAGATGAACCGTGTCATTGGCTATGCCGATGTTGCGCTCGCCAAAAGCAGCGATGCAGAGAGTTTGGTGGGTAATTTCTTCACCGATGCGCTACTGTGGAAGGGACAGCAGCTGGATCCAGCCGTGCAGGTGAGCTTCGCGACAAAGGGCGGTATTCGCTCTGGGCTGAAAGCAGGCGACATCAGCGTAGGCAATATTTTTGAGTTGATGCCTTTCGAAAATGCAGTGACTATTGTGACCCTAAGCGGTGCAGACATGCTGCGTATGGCAGATTTTATGGCAAAAACTTCCGGCCAGCCAGCCGCTGGCATACAGCTCCTTATCGAGGACGGAAAAGTGAAGGAATTTCTCGTGCAAGGCAAGCCCGTAGATCCGCAGGCCACCTACAAACTCGTGACCTATGACTACCTCGCCAATGGTGGTGATTATGTGACCTTTCTGGATCAGGTGATTGACCGCAAAGACTATACACAACGTGTACGCGAGACATTGATGGAGTACATCTCCGCACAAACAAAACAAGGAAAACATATTCAAGCAAAGATCGATGGAAGAGTTCGCATTATTAAATAGAAGAGGTTTTTTAAAACAGTCATTGGCATTGGGAGCCTTGGCTTCCTTGACTGCATTGCCAACTTGGTCTGAAGCTGCTTCAAAAGAAATACGGCTGACCATATTGCACACGAATGACGTACATAGCCGCATTGAGCCCTTTCCGATGGATGGATCACGCTACCAAGGTTTAGCAGGTGTTGCACGCCGCAGCTCGTTGATTAGGAAGATCAGACAGGAGGAGTCGCAGGTATTGTTAGTCGATTCAGGCGATATGTTTCAAGGAACACCCTATTTCAATATGTTTGAGGGTAAGCTGGAGCTGGAACTGATGTCGAAGTTGGGCTATGAAGCAGGCACTTTTGGAAACCACGAGTTTGATAACGGCATCAGCGGTCTTGTTAAACATTTGGATAAAGCCAAATTTCCATTCCTTACCGCCAACTATGATTTTAAAGGCACAGCCTTGGAAGGTAAAACACAGGAATATACCATTATACAAAAAGGAAGCTTACGTATAGGTTTAACAGGCGTGGGTATCAACATCGAAGGCTTGGTAGACCCCAACAATTATAAAGGCATGCGTTACCTCGACCCCATTCCGGTGGTGAACCGAGTAGCGAAAATGTTGAAAGAGGAAAAGAAATGCGATTTGGTGATTGTGCTTTCCCATTTGGGATACAAATACGACGATGATCAAGTTTCGGATCTACGCTTGGCCGCCGGCACGGAAAATGTCGATATCATCCTCGGCGGGCATACCCATACCTTCCTCGATGAGCCTACACGCGTCAAAAACTTGCGCAATGAAGAGGTGTTGATCAATCAAATGGGATTTGCCGGCATCCGCTTAGGACGTCTCGATGTGATCTTCAATAAAAGCACTGGAAAGAAACGCGTGATCGCGCAACATTATAAAATCGACGATCAACTCGACAAAGGCGTAAACGTATAGGGATCAACAGGTGAAAAAACTTATTCGGCTGTACATAGATTCCTACCGGGGTCTATCGACAGAGGCTTGGCTATTGGCGGTGGTGATGCTTATCAACCGCACAGGATCAATGGTAATCCCATTCCTGAGCATGTACATGTCATCTGCCTTGGACTTCACCAAGCCGCAGGTAGGTATGGTTTTGGGCTGTTTCGGTTTGGGTTCTGTATGCGGATCATGGTTGGGTGGATGGCTCACCGACCGCTTCGGCAATTACCGCGTGCAGGCCTCTAGCTTGCTATTCACCGTCCCCATCTTCCTTGTTCTGCCCTACTTCAAGACCTTCGAGAGCTTGGCGGCCATGGTATTCGTGCTGACACTTATTGCCGATACCTTTCGCCCTGCAAACTCCGTGTCCGTAGCGCGTTATGCCAAACCGGAAAACCTCACCAAAGCGTATTCCCTAAACCGCATGGCCGTAAACCTTGGTTTCTCCATCGGCCCCGCATTGGCGGGCTTTCTCGCGACATTCTCCTACGACTGGATTTTCTACGGAAACGCCATAGCAGCATTATGCGCAGCTGTCGTTTTCATCATCGTCTTCAAAGGACGCAAGCCGCGTAACCATACCGAACCGCTACTGAAGGCTGATAGACAGCGAGCGGAAGGCGATCGAAATGCCTATACGGACACGCCATTCATTATTTTCAACATCTTTTGCTGCCTTTTCTCCATGGCCTTTTTTCAACTCTTAAGCACGCTCCCGCTGTTTTACAAAGAGGCTAAGATGATGAGTGAAGGACAGATTGGCATTTTACTTGGGTTTAGTGGCTTTTGCATTGTGGTGTTCGAGATGTTGTTGGTGCATGCCGTGGAGCATCGCTTTACCGCAAGGCAGGTGATGATATACGGAACGGGAATTGCCGGTATTGCCTACCTGATGCTCAACGCGCCCTATGGCATCCCTTGGCTGTATGTATCGATGTTTATTCTCTCTATTGGAGAAATGCTGACTCTTCCCTTTACGGCAACGATCAGCGCCTCCCGCGCGACAACCAATACCCAAGGGGCTTACATGGGCTTCAATGCCTTGGCCTTTTCGGCTGCCAACATCTTTTCGCCCTACCTAGGCACCTATGTGGCCGAGCACTATGGCTACCAAATGCTGTGGTTTGGTACAGCCGCCGTGATGCTCTTTACCAGCATAGGATTTGCCTGGATATTGAAGAAGATGTAGCGCTGCATGCTAAAGCCTCTATTGGTCAAGGCGATTTCATTTTTCGCATTTTACTTTATAATTTTGTCTTATGCAATTTTCTTCAAGATTACTGGAACAGGCGGTAGATGAGTTTGGGCGTTTGCCCGGTGTGGGTAAAAAAACGGCCTTGCGTTTGGTGCTGCATCTATTGAAGCAGCCAGATGGCGATGTAGCCCGTTTTACGGGGGCCATCAACCAGCTGAAGGAGCAAATACGCTATTGCAAGACCTGCTTCAATATATCGGATCAGGAGGTTTGTGAGATCTGTAGCTCGCCGAAGCGCGATCAAGAGACCATCTGCGTTGTGGAAGACACGCGTGATGTGATGGCTATCGAAAACACCAACCAATATCAAGGCGTATACCACGTGCTTGGCGGATTGATATCGCCTATGGACGGCATAGGTCCGTCGGATCTCAAAATCGAAGCTTTAGTAGATCGACTGCGCACTGGCGAGGTAAAGGAAGTGATCTTAGCTTTGAGCGCCACGATGGAGGGCGATACCACCATTTTCTACCTCTACCGAAAACTTCGGGATTTCGACGTGCAGATCAGCACCATTGCCCGGGGTATCGCCTTTGGCGGCGAATTGGAGTATGTCGATGAACTTACCCTAGGCCGATCTATCGCCACGCGCGTTCCCTACGAAAGAAACGTTGGCTGATCGAATTAAAAAATAACGATTAAAACTTAAAATATCCCGCGCCAACTTTTACGAATCCTCGTTAGGTTTCTCCAAAATTTACTATCTTGGAAATGTTAACAAGATAAACATATATGGCGAAAGAGGATAAAATCAGAAGTTCATTTGCTAACAAAACATGGCAAGAAATAAAGGTTAAGGATTCTTGGCAGATCTTCAAGATCATGTCGGAGTTTGTGGATGGCTTCGAGAAACTGGCCAAAATAGGTCCTTGTGTATCGATATTTGGGTCGGCGCGTACCAAATCGGAACACAAATATTACGAAATGACAGTTGAAATAAGCCGTCTGCTGGCCGACAAGGGTTATGGGGTTATTTCTGGTGGTGGCCCCGGTATTATGGAAGCCGCCAATAAAGGTGCTTATGAAGCAGGCGGTAAATCCGTAGGACTTAATATTGAGTTGCCTTTCGAGCAGTTTCACAATAAATACATCGACCGCGATAAGCTGCTAGAATTTAACTACTTCTTCGTGCGCAAAGTGATGTTCATGAAATATTCCCAAGGATATATTGTGATGCCGGGTGGCTTTGGCACCATGGACGAACTTTTCGAAGCGATTACGCTTATCCAAACGGGCAAGATTGCACGTTTTCCCATTGTGCTCGTGGGCATAGAATATTGGAAAGGACTTTTTGATTGGATAGCAAACAGCATGCTGGGCAATGCCTATATTTCCGAAGAAGATCTAAAATTATATCGTTTGGTCGATACCGCCGAGGAGGCCGTAGAGCACATTTTCCGCTTCTATGACAAGTATCTACTCAAACCGAACTTCTAAGCGTATCTGTAAGCAGAAATTATTTTACGATGAAACCAAGAAGCATCATATTCGGAATCATTACGGCCTTTGTTGCGCTGATCTTATTCAACAATAAGGAAGAGGCTAGTTTTTGGCTATTTGGCGAAATACGCACATCCAAGCTGTTGATATTAGGTATATTTTTTCTTTTAGGCGTCGTTACCGGCGGATTGCTGTTTAGACGCCGCCGCAAGCAACCGCAGGCTGCGCCGCTAGACAGGAACGAAGATGACTATGCTGACGATATGGAGGACGAGCAGCCCTACAGCCATTTGTCGCGTGAAGATCGTCGATTTCTAGGAAAAGAAGATTAGCAAAGAATAAAAAACCTAGGGCGAGTTGCCCTAGGTTTTATCGTTATTTTCCGTACTGATTTTCTCCCCTTCCACATCGTGTCCCTTTTGTCGTCCTGTCTTGATCAAACCTTGATTGATCAAGTATTCGATTTGCCCATTCACACTACGAAATTCATCGTGGGCCCACTTCTCCAGTTTCCGATACATCTCCTCTTCTATCCGTACCACAAAGTTTTTCTTCATTATATTTCTATTTCACTATTAATAGCCATAGAAGGCTATATTCCAATACATGACTAGTTGTATAGCGTCCCTGCATTAACAATAGGTTGAGCTGCTTTTTCGCCACAGAGAACTACCATTAGGTTGCTTACCATGGCCGCTTTGCGCTCGTCATCCAATTCTACAATGTTCTCGGCCGACAATTTCTTCAAGGCCATGTCAACCATACCCACGGCACCATCGACAATCTTGGCACGCGCAGCAACGATGGCTGCGGCCTGCTGCCGTTGAAGCATGGCTCCTGCAATCTCCGCGGCATAGGCTAGGTGACTGATACGTGCCTCTTCCACGACAATGCCGGCGCGCTCCAAACGCGCGGTAAGCTCCTGTTCCAAAATATGGTTTACTTCATCACCGCCATTGCGTAAGGTAATCTCTGCAGAATCATCCTCCAAGTCATCGTAGGCAAAGCTCACCGCTAAATGCCGTACGGCAGCCTCACTCTGTGCACGTACATAATCAAAAACACGCTCCACATCATACGCCGCCTTGTAGGTATTGCCTATTTTCCAAACGATAACGGCTGCTATCTCGATTGGATTTCCTAGCCTATCGTTTACTTTTAGCGTTTGCCCCTGCAAGTTTTCCGACCTTAAGGACATCTTCGTGGCCGTGTAAAGCGGATTGACAAAAAACAAGCCGTTCTCCTTAATGGTGCCTACATAATTACCGAAGAAATTTAGCACACGCGAGTGGTTGGGATGGACGATGATAATACCTTTAAGAATGATGATGATAACAGCAAATAGTAAGGCAATAACCAATACCAGCCCACCATATTCTCTCGTGACAGCCTCGTAAAAAGTGTAAATAGCAAGTAAAAATGACAAAAGCGCAATCCCTAGCGCAGTGTACCCCGATGTTGGTCTAATAATCTTTTCCATGTTTGGCAAATTTAAATTTATATTGATATCAAATTGATATCACTAATATATTAAAACAAATTGATATTCGCCAAATTTTTCTATCCTATCAAGATATCGTTATGCGCCCCTGCTTTACTTTAAAAAGATAAAAAACTGAGGTTAAGCCTATTTGAAAATATTCCAAGGAAAAACAGCGCAACGCTTTGCAAATACGCGTGAAATACCTACTTTTGCATCACTTTAAGCAATTGGCTGATGCCAATAATGCGCATAAAGGATTCCGTAGCTCAGCTGGTAGAGCAATACACTTTTAATGTATGGGTCCTGGGTTCGAGTCCCAGCGGGATCACAAAAAAAGCTCAATCGAAAGATTGGGCTTTTTTTGTGCCCTAGCTGGGGCTCGAACAGAAGGGTTGGGATGGGTTCGAACATAGCGAAGCTCGTTCAGGGTGAAGCTTGGGGATGGTGGGGCTGAACAAATCCCAGCGGGATCACAAAAAAAGCTCAATCGAAAGATTGGGCTTTTTTTGTAGTCTAGCTGGTAGAATTTTATCAAACCTACAGCACTTTAAGCACACCGCTATCCGCTCTTAAACTAGCTCCATTTGTTGCTATGGAAAGCGGACTTGAAAGATAAGTAGCCAAGTGGGCGATTTCATCTGGATGAATAAATCGCTGTACTAAAATATGAGGATTTGACTGCTGTATGATTGCATTCTTCATAGTCTCTACCGCTAATCCTTGCGATGAAGCTATCTGTTCTACGGTATTTGCAACACCGCTAGAATACGTGGGGCCACCCAAAATGGTGTTTACGGTGACTAGTGTTCCTTTGGTTAGTTTAGATAAGCCATTGCTTAATGCGGCCATGGCTGCCTTTGTCACACCATAGTGAACCATGTTTTCTGGAACATTTACGCCAGATTCGCTACTGATGAAAATAATTCTACCAAAATTGTTCGCTATCATTTTAGGCAGTAGTCTTCTAGATAACCGCATACCGCTCATTACGTTTACTTCGAAGTAAGTATACCAGTCCTTATCAGCAGTGGTATAAAAGTCATCGATACCAAAAATACCGACATTGTTAACGAGAATATCAACATCACCAAGTTCATTCAGCAACTTTTCCACCTCATCAATTTTACAGAAATCCGCCTGTATAGCGTGGATATCACCTTGAGGAAATTCTTCCTTCAAGCGGTCCAATGTTTGCTTTGTTTTCGTTTCATCTCTACCGTTTATGATGACCGATGCCCCTTCTGACAACAATTGTTGAGCTATAGCCAAGCCAATACCTTGCGTTGAGCCACTAATAAATACACGTTTTCCTTTTAATTGTAAATCCATTGTTATTTTGTAATGATTGTTAAATAAATAGTCAAAAAAAATTAAATTAATATGTTGAGCTGTAAATTGATCTGTTCCCTAAGCGTTCCCTTATCAGGATACAATCGTCTAAGTGAATTGATACCACACCAACATGTAATCAGATATTTAGCCAATACATCAGCTGAAATAGTTGTTTTCAGTTCGCCATTCTGTTGTGCTTTTGAAAGAACCGATCTATATAACGCTTCTGTCTCTTGTAAAATTTTTATGGCTTCTTCTTGCAATTCGCTTTCCATGAAGCTCATTTCCACGATTGTATTGGCTATCAAACAGCCCTTCTGATGAGCCACAGAATCCGTATTTGCTAGATTTAGAAAAAAAT
This genomic window contains:
- a CDS encoding Arc family DNA-binding protein, producing the protein MKKNFVVRIEEEMYRKLEKWAHDEFRSVNGQIEYLINQGLIKTGRQKGHDVEGEKISTENNDKT
- a CDS encoding 5'-nucleotidase C-terminal domain-containing protein, whose protein sequence is MKRFMRGMTLLALTALLASCKTQLQPTISKEQYYSIDSTLLADSTIVNYYLPYKGKLEAEMNRVIGYADVALAKSSDAESLVGNFFTDALLWKGQQLDPAVQVSFATKGGIRSGLKAGDISVGNIFELMPFENAVTIVTLSGADMLRMADFMAKTSGQPAAGIQLLIEDGKVKEFLVQGKPVDPQATYKLVTYDYLANGGDYVTFLDQVIDRKDYTQRVRETLMEYISAQTKQGKHIQAKIDGRVRIIK
- a CDS encoding bifunctional metallophosphatase/5'-nucleotidase, with amino-acid sequence MEEFALLNRRGFLKQSLALGALASLTALPTWSEAASKEIRLTILHTNDVHSRIEPFPMDGSRYQGLAGVARRSSLIRKIRQEESQVLLVDSGDMFQGTPYFNMFEGKLELELMSKLGYEAGTFGNHEFDNGISGLVKHLDKAKFPFLTANYDFKGTALEGKTQEYTIIQKGSLRIGLTGVGINIEGLVDPNNYKGMRYLDPIPVVNRVAKMLKEEKKCDLVIVLSHLGYKYDDDQVSDLRLAAGTENVDIILGGHTHTFLDEPTRVKNLRNEEVLINQMGFAGIRLGRLDVIFNKSTGKKRVIAQHYKIDDQLDKGVNV
- a CDS encoding HAD family hydrolase, which translates into the protein MQKIKNIILDYGNVIFMIDFARVKAGFISLGIKNVDEFFGHRAQDSLFDDFDKGEITASAFRDGIRERSGKPELSDAEIDAAWNALLIGVPPGKHETLSYLHDKYRTFLLSNNNEIHYRYCMQHIQDVYGVPDNSLFFEKTFYSHEMGLRKPDVGIFQEVIRQTGIAPEETLFIDDSPQHLQAAETLGFHTALCSSEQPLDYWVEQHGL
- a CDS encoding MDR family MFS transporter; the protein is MKKLIRLYIDSYRGLSTEAWLLAVVMLINRTGSMVIPFLSMYMSSALDFTKPQVGMVLGCFGLGSVCGSWLGGWLTDRFGNYRVQASSLLFTVPIFLVLPYFKTFESLAAMVFVLTLIADTFRPANSVSVARYAKPENLTKAYSLNRMAVNLGFSIGPALAGFLATFSYDWIFYGNAIAALCAAVVFIIVFKGRKPRNHTEPLLKADRQRAEGDRNAYTDTPFIIFNIFCCLFSMAFFQLLSTLPLFYKEAKMMSEGQIGILLGFSGFCIVVFEMLLVHAVEHRFTARQVMIYGTGIAGIAYLMLNAPYGIPWLYVSMFILSIGEMLTLPFTATISASRATTNTQGAYMGFNALAFSAANIFSPYLGTYVAEHYGYQMLWFGTAAVMLFTSIGFAWILKKM
- a CDS encoding LOG family protein; the encoded protein is MAKEDKIRSSFANKTWQEIKVKDSWQIFKIMSEFVDGFEKLAKIGPCVSIFGSARTKSEHKYYEMTVEISRLLADKGYGVISGGGPGIMEAANKGAYEAGGKSVGLNIELPFEQFHNKYIDRDKLLEFNYFFVRKVMFMKYSQGYIVMPGGFGTMDELFEAITLIQTGKIARFPIVLVGIEYWKGLFDWIANSMLGNAYISEEDLKLYRLVDTAEEAVEHIFRFYDKYLLKPNF
- the recR gene encoding recombination mediator RecR, with amino-acid sequence MQFSSRLLEQAVDEFGRLPGVGKKTALRLVLHLLKQPDGDVARFTGAINQLKEQIRYCKTCFNISDQEVCEICSSPKRDQETICVVEDTRDVMAIENTNQYQGVYHVLGGLISPMDGIGPSDLKIEALVDRLRTGEVKEVILALSATMEGDTTIFYLYRKLRDFDVQISTIARGIAFGGELEYVDELTLGRSIATRVPYERNVG
- a CDS encoding RNA polymerase sigma factor: MLQLLDARHRLLFMFNEKEVVLKIQRGELRAFTLLVKQYERLVFHVVQRLTLNQADAEDICQDVFLKVHSSLHTFAFQSKLSTWIARIAYLTTIDYLRKYQKMKISELTDDLGDFYFTNVTPEKLLDEKDVAHYVHKLIDQLPLHYRTVLTLYHLDEFTYPEIEQITGMPQGTIKSYLFRARKLLKESVERYLKYDGNK
- a CDS encoding PQQ-dependent sugar dehydrogenase, which codes for MKKTFPALLLSSATLLVAACNNSAATKNAADGASADSIYPAVEKNKANTEYKPAFEGQTRIAGVKTTTPYESKVVTDKLKSPWGIAVLPDNRLLITEKEGDLRIVSADGTLSEAIGGLPKVDAQGQGGLLGITLDPDFATNRMVYFVFSEPAAGGNHTAVGKGRLADDEKSIEAAKVIYQALPTYDGKLHYGGRIIFDKAGNLLVSTGERSDLETRPQSQDLKSALGKIVRITKDGKPAEGNPFASDANARPEVYSYGHRNVQGLALHPETGDLWETEFGPRGGDELNRVEAGKNYGWPIITYGLEYSGKEIGNPPIQQQEGLEQPVYYWDPVLSPSGLMFYTADAIPEWKNSLFIGGLSSTHIARIVIKDNKVVGEERLLDREGQRFRDVAQGKDGEIFAITDAGRLYSIHKK
- a CDS encoding SPFH domain-containing protein is translated as MEKIIRPTSGYTALGIALLSFLLAIYTFYEAVTREYGGLVLVIALLFAVIIIILKGIIIVHPNHSRVLNFFGNYVGTIKENGLFFVNPLYTATKMSLRSENLQGQTLKVNDRLGNPIEIAAVIVWKIGNTYKAAYDVERVFDYVRAQSEAAVRHLAVSFAYDDLEDDSAEITLRNGGDEVNHILEQELTARLERAGIVVEEARISHLAYAAEIAGAMLQRQQAAAIVAARAKIVDGAVGMVDMALKKLSAENIVELDDERKAAMVSNLMVVLCGEKAAQPIVNAGTLYN
- a CDS encoding LPXTG cell wall anchor domain-containing protein, producing MKPRSIIFGIITAFVALILFNNKEEASFWLFGEIRTSKLLILGIFFLLGVVTGGLLFRRRRKQPQAAPLDRNEDDYADDMEDEQPYSHLSREDRRFLGKED